In the genome of Coregonus clupeaformis isolate EN_2021a chromosome 1, ASM2061545v1, whole genome shotgun sequence, one region contains:
- the LOC121576147 gene encoding dual specificity phosphatase 29 encodes MASHSSKRCATVKKKFVPKTKPPEPVVEYVTPGGYELEKILNRDCMEYTHINQVWPNVWIGDEESAKDKYNLKKLGMTHILNAAEGTWNNVDTGAEFYSDMDVVYHGVVAEDTPTFDLSQYFFPTAQFIDQTLNIPENKLLVHCVMGRSRSATLFLAYLMICKNMTVVDAVDHVKRRRRIIPNWGFLKQLRQLDTYLLEQRNGVTTDEGKGGEENDKEREEDEKKDKM; translated from the exons ATGGCGTCTCACAGCTCCAAGAGGTGTGCAACTGTGAAGAAAAAGTTTGTTCCTAAGACGAAGCCACCTGAACCTGTGGTGGAATACGTCACACCTGGAGGCTATGAGCTGGAGAAGATCCTTAACCGTGACTGCATGGAGTACACTCACATCAACCAGGTCTGGCCCAATGTCTGGATTGGAGACGA AGAGAGTGCCAAAGACAAATATAACCTGAAGAAATTGGGCATGACCCACATCCTGAACGCAGCAGAGGGGACGTGGAACAATGTGGACACGGGAGCGGAGTTCTACAGCGACATGGACGTGGTCTACCATGGGGTCGTGGCAGAGGATACTCCAACCTTTGACCTTAGCCAGTACTTCTTTCCTACAGCCCAGTTCATCGACCAAACACTCAACATACCTGAGA ATAAGCTGCTGGTGCACTGTGTGATGGGGAGAAGTCGGTCAGCCACCCTGTTCCTGGCCTACCTGATGATCTGTAAGAACATGACGGTAGTGGACGCCGTGGACCACGTGAAGCGACGCAGGCGTATCATCCCCAACTGGGGCTTCCTGAAACAGCTCCGGCAGCTGGACACCTACCTCTTAGAACAGAGGAACGGAGTGACGACTGACGAGGGAAAAGGAGGAGAAGAAAACGacaaggaaagagaggaggatgaaaaGAAGGATAAAATGTGA
- the LOC121576163 gene encoding dual specificity phosphatase 29, producing the protein MRRGMDSISSCLGGSEGAESRYETPPASELQRLMWTKPGTSDHMDEVQPRIYIGDMYAAKDKRTLQTHHITHVLNAADGKFNVNTGASYYRDTRISYHGVEAFDMPSFDLSIFFYSAAKFIKSALSSPNGKVLVHCAMGLSRSSSLVLAYLMIDENLSLVDAIKAVAANRNICPNAGFLEQLRDLDKQLHYQAR; encoded by the exons ATGCGCCGGGGCATGGACAGCATCAGCAGTTGTTTGGGGGGCTCTGAGGGGGCAGAGAGCAGGTACGAGACGCCCCCAGCCTCAGAGCTCCAGAGGCTGATGTGGACCAAACCAGGGACCAGTGACCATATGGATGAGGTTCAGCCCAGGATCTACATAGGAGACAT GTATGCAGCCAAAGACAAGAGGACACTCCAGACTCATCACATCACCCACGTCTTGAACGCAGCGGATGGGAAGTTTAATGTGAACACAGGTGCCAGCTACTACAGGGACACTAGAATATCCTACCATGGAGTGGAGGCATTCGACATGCCCTCCTTTGACCTCAGCATCTTCTTCTATTCTGCAGCCAAATTCATCAAGTCCGCCCTGAGCTCGCCCAACG GTAAGGTGTTGGTCCACTGCGCCATGGGTCTGAGTCGCTCATCCTCTCTGGTCCTGGCCTACCTGATGATCGATGAGAACCTGTCCCTGGTGGATGCCATCAAGGCTGTGGCTGCCAACAGAAACATCTGTCCCAACGCTGGATTCCTGGAGCAGCTCCGAGACCTGGACAAACAACTCCACTACCAGGCTAGATga